From a region of the Phaseolus vulgaris cultivar G19833 chromosome 6, P. vulgaris v2.0, whole genome shotgun sequence genome:
- the LOC137831664 gene encoding large ribosomal subunit protein eL18y, translated as MGIDLKAGGKSKKTKRTAPKSNDIYLKLLVKLYRFLVRRTGSNFNAVILKRLFMSKVNKPPLSLSRLIRYTKGKEDKIAVVVGTITDDIRVYEVPQLKITALKFTERARARIEKAGGECLTFDQLALRAPLGQNTVLLRGPKNAREAVKHFGPAPGVPHSHSKPYVRSKGRKFEKARGRRNSRGFRV; from the exons ATG GGGATTGATCTTAAGGCTGGGGGTAAGAGCAAAAAGACCAAAAGAACAGCACCCAAGTCCAACGACATCTACCTCAAACTACTTGTCAAG CTTTATCGCTTCCTTGTTCGAAGGACTGGCAGCAATTTCAATGCTGTGATACTCAAGCGCTTGTTCATGAGCAAGGTGAACAAACCTCCACTTTCTTTGTCGAGGTTGATTAGGTATACAAAGGGGAAG GAAGATAAAATTGCTGTTGTAGTGGGGACTATAACTGATGATATCAGAGTATATGAAGTTCCGCAATTGAAGATTACAGCACTTAAGTTTACAGAGAGAGCACGTGCAAGAATAGAGAAGGCAGGCGGTGAATGCTTGACCTTTGATCAGCTTGCACTTAGGGCTCCTTTGGGTCAGAATACG GTCCTTCTTAGAGGCCCCAAGAATGCCCGGGAAGCTGTGAAGCActttggtcctgctcctggtgTGCCACACAGCCATTCCAAACCCTATGTTCGATCCAAGGGAAGGAAGTTTGAGAAGGCTAGAGGAAGGAGAAACAGCAGAGGATTTAGAGTTTAA
- the LOC137831665 gene encoding serine/threonine-protein phosphatase PP1 isoform X1 — MMTEGMMDKAVLDDVIRRLLEGKGGKQVQLSESEIRQLCVNARQIFLSQPILLELRAPMRVCGDIHGQYQDLLRLFEYGGYPPAANYLFLGDYVDRGKQSLETICLLLAYKIRYPDKIFLLRGNHEEAKINRIYGFYDECKRRFNVRLWKIFTDCFNCLPVAALIDDKILCMHGGLSPELESLDQIKEIQRPTEIPDSGLLCDLLWSDPDSSIEGWAESDRGVSCTFGPDVVAEFLDKNDLDLVCRGHQVVEDGYEFFAKRRLVTIFSAPNYGGEFDNAGALLSVDDSLVCSFEILKPADRASGSSSKMNFKKQPPKMGKI; from the exons ATGATGACGGAGGGGATGATGGACAAGGCGGTGTTGGATGACGTCATTCGGAGGCTTCTCGAAGGGAAAGGAGGCAAACAGGTCCAGCTCTCTGAGTCGGAGATCCGTCAACTCTGCGTCAATGCCCGCCAAATCTTCCTCTCTCAGCCAATTCTTCTCGAGCTCCGTGCCCCCATGCGCGTCTGCG GTGATATACATGGTCAGTACCAGGACTTATTGAGGCTTTTTGAATATGGTGGCTACCCTCCTGCGGCAAACTATTTGTTTCTGGGGGATTATGTGGATAGAGGGAAGCAGAGTTTGGAGACTATTTGTTTGCTTTTAGCCTACAAAATAAGATATCCAGACAAAATATTTCTATTGAGGGGAAACCATGAAGAAGCAAAGATTAACCGTATATATGGTTTTTATGATGAATGTAAAAGGAGGTTCAATGTAAGGCTATGGAAAATATTTACCGACTGCTTTAACTGTTTGCCGGTGGCTGCCCTCATTGATGACAAAATACTTTGTATGCATGGGGGACTCTCTCCAGAATTAGAAAGTTTAGATCAGATAAAAGAGATTCAAAGGCCTACTGAAATTCCAGATAGTGGTCTCCTATGTGATCTGCTTTGGTCTGATCCTGATTCTAGCATTGAGGGTTGGGCGGAGAGTGACCGAGGCGTTTCATGTACCTTTGGACCTGATGTAGTTGCGGAATTTTTGGATAAAAATGACCTTGATCTTGTTTGCAGAGGGCATCAG gtTGTGGAGGATGGATATGAGTTTTTTGCAAAAAGAAGATTAGTCACGATATTTTCTGCTCCGAATTATGGTGGAGAATTTGACAATGCTGGTGCATTGTTAAGTGTTGATGATTCTCTTgtatgttcctttgagatattgaAACCCGCTGATAGAGCATCGGGTAGTTCTTCGAAAATGAATTTTAAGAAG CAGCCACCCAAAATGGGAAAGATCTAG
- the LOC137831665 gene encoding serine/threonine-protein phosphatase PP1 isoform X2, translating to MMTEGMMDKAVLDDVIRRLLEGKGGKQVQLSESEIRQLCVNARQIFLSQPILLELRAPMRVCGDIHGQYQDLLRLFEYGGYPPAANYLFLGDYVDRGKQSLETICLLLAYKIRYPDKIFLLRGNHEEAKINRIYGFYDECKRRFNVRLWKIFTDCFNCLPVAALIDDKILCMHGGLSPELESLDQIKEIQRPTEIPDSGLLCDLLWSDPDSSIEGWAESDRGVSCTFGPDVVAEFLDKNDLDLVCRGHQVVEDGYEFFAKRRLVTIFSAPNYGGEFDNAGALLSVDDSLVCSFEILKPADRASGSSSKMNFKKPPKMGKI from the exons ATGATGACGGAGGGGATGATGGACAAGGCGGTGTTGGATGACGTCATTCGGAGGCTTCTCGAAGGGAAAGGAGGCAAACAGGTCCAGCTCTCTGAGTCGGAGATCCGTCAACTCTGCGTCAATGCCCGCCAAATCTTCCTCTCTCAGCCAATTCTTCTCGAGCTCCGTGCCCCCATGCGCGTCTGCG GTGATATACATGGTCAGTACCAGGACTTATTGAGGCTTTTTGAATATGGTGGCTACCCTCCTGCGGCAAACTATTTGTTTCTGGGGGATTATGTGGATAGAGGGAAGCAGAGTTTGGAGACTATTTGTTTGCTTTTAGCCTACAAAATAAGATATCCAGACAAAATATTTCTATTGAGGGGAAACCATGAAGAAGCAAAGATTAACCGTATATATGGTTTTTATGATGAATGTAAAAGGAGGTTCAATGTAAGGCTATGGAAAATATTTACCGACTGCTTTAACTGTTTGCCGGTGGCTGCCCTCATTGATGACAAAATACTTTGTATGCATGGGGGACTCTCTCCAGAATTAGAAAGTTTAGATCAGATAAAAGAGATTCAAAGGCCTACTGAAATTCCAGATAGTGGTCTCCTATGTGATCTGCTTTGGTCTGATCCTGATTCTAGCATTGAGGGTTGGGCGGAGAGTGACCGAGGCGTTTCATGTACCTTTGGACCTGATGTAGTTGCGGAATTTTTGGATAAAAATGACCTTGATCTTGTTTGCAGAGGGCATCAG gtTGTGGAGGATGGATATGAGTTTTTTGCAAAAAGAAGATTAGTCACGATATTTTCTGCTCCGAATTATGGTGGAGAATTTGACAATGCTGGTGCATTGTTAAGTGTTGATGATTCTCTTgtatgttcctttgagatattgaAACCCGCTGATAGAGCATCGGGTAGTTCTTCGAAAATGAATTTTAAGAAG CCACCCAAAATGGGAAAGATCTAG